In one window of Streptomyces griseus subsp. griseus DNA:
- a CDS encoding DUF6011 domain-containing protein yields the protein MQSPEPFPEPLPALDREEHSGESPSRRLIRCRLCGRPLTGTDSRRTGLGPSCDAKLHPAPPDIRTRRHEVDQDTLPGT from the coding sequence GTGCAGTCTCCCGAACCATTCCCTGAACCGCTGCCCGCACTCGACCGCGAGGAGCATTCCGGTGAATCCCCGTCCCGACGCCTGATCCGCTGCCGCCTCTGCGGCCGCCCGCTCACCGGCACCGACTCCCGCCGCACCGGTCTCGGTCCCTCCTGCGACGCCAAGCTGCACCCCGCGCCGCCGGACATCCGCACCCGGCGCCACGAGGTCGACCAGGACACACTGCCGGGCACCTGA
- a CDS encoding type 1 glutamine amidotransferase: MSNNGLRLVWVYPDLLSTYGDQGNALVVERRARQRGLDVQRVDVRSDQPVPTSGDIYLIGGGEDRPQRLAAERLRRDGGLSRAASNGAIIFSVCAGYQILGHEFVNDLGEREQGLGLLDVVSTRGEGARCVGDVLADIDPQLGLEALTGFENHQGVTHLGPTARPFARVRFGRGNGTGDGTEGAYNDTVFGTYMHGPVMARNPQIADHLLKLALDVNALPPTDDRWYEALRAERIASATQPA, translated from the coding sequence ATGAGCAACAACGGTCTGCGTCTGGTCTGGGTCTACCCCGACCTGCTCAGCACCTACGGCGACCAGGGGAACGCCCTGGTCGTGGAGCGGCGGGCCCGGCAGCGCGGTCTGGACGTGCAGCGCGTCGACGTGCGCAGCGACCAGCCGGTGCCGACGTCCGGCGACATCTATCTGATCGGCGGCGGCGAGGACCGGCCCCAGCGCCTCGCGGCGGAGCGGCTGCGCCGCGACGGTGGGCTGAGCCGGGCCGCCTCCAACGGCGCGATCATCTTCTCGGTCTGCGCGGGCTACCAGATCCTGGGCCACGAGTTCGTCAACGACCTCGGTGAGCGCGAGCAGGGCCTCGGCCTCCTCGACGTGGTCTCCACCCGCGGCGAGGGCGCCCGGTGCGTCGGCGACGTACTGGCGGACATCGACCCGCAGCTCGGCCTGGAAGCGCTGACCGGGTTCGAGAACCACCAGGGCGTCACCCATCTCGGCCCCACCGCACGGCCGTTCGCCCGGGTGCGGTTCGGCCGGGGCAACGGGACGGGGGACGGCACGGAGGGCGCGTACAACGACACGGTCTTCGGGACGTACATGCACGGCCCCGTGATGGCGCGCAACCCGCAGATCGCCGACCACCTGCTGAAACTGGCCCTCGACGTCAACGCGCTGCCGCCCACGGACGACCGGTGGTACGAGGCGCTGCGCGCGGAGCGGATCGCATCGGCGACACAGCCCGCCTGA
- a CDS encoding glutathione peroxidase has product MTLHDIPLHTLAGEPTTLGAWSGRTVLLVNVASKCGLTPQYEGLERLQQTYGDRGLTVLGVPCNQFAGQEPGSAEEIETFCSTTYGVTFPLLEKIEVNGAGRHPLYAELTKLADADGEAGDVQWNFEKFVISPAGEPVARIRPRSEPESTEVVSAIEAQLPG; this is encoded by the coding sequence ATGACGCTGCACGACATTCCGCTGCACACCCTCGCCGGTGAGCCGACCACCCTGGGCGCCTGGAGCGGCCGGACCGTCCTGCTGGTGAACGTGGCGTCCAAGTGCGGGCTCACCCCGCAGTACGAGGGCCTGGAGCGGTTGCAGCAGACGTACGGGGACAGGGGGCTGACCGTGCTCGGTGTGCCGTGCAACCAGTTCGCCGGGCAGGAGCCGGGGAGCGCGGAGGAGATCGAGACCTTCTGCTCGACGACGTACGGCGTCACCTTCCCGCTCCTGGAGAAGATCGAGGTCAACGGGGCCGGCCGGCACCCGCTGTACGCGGAGCTGACGAAGCTGGCGGACGCGGACGGCGAGGCCGGGGACGTCCAGTGGAACTTCGAGAAGTTCGTGATCTCCCCGGCCGGTGAGCCGGTGGCGCGCATCCGCCCGCGCAGCGAGCCGGAGTCGACGGAGGTCGTGTCGGCGATCGAGGCACAGCTGCCGGGCTGA
- a CDS encoding acyl-CoA dehydrogenase family protein, translating into MAEFTLDLNDDQKQVRDWLHGFAADVIRPAASEWDEREETPWPVIQEAAKVGIYSLDFYAQQFFDPTGLGIPMAMEELFWGDAGIALSIVGTGLAAVGVLANGTEEQIGTWIPQMYGDANDVKVAAFCSSEPDAGSDVAAMRTRAVYDEAKDEWILNGTKTWATNGGIANVHVVVAVVDADLGSKGHASFIVPPATPGLSQGQKFKKHGIRASHTAEVVLEDVRVPGHCLLGGKEKLDERLARARERARSGGERVKNAAMATFEASRPAVGAMAVGTARAAYEVALDYAKTRSQFGRPIIDNQGIAFQLADMRTQIDAARLLVWRASWMATTGKPFTSAEGSMSKLYASETAKKVTAQAIQILGGNGFTREYPVERMHRDAAIYTIFEGTSEIQRLVIARTLSGMPIR; encoded by the coding sequence ATGGCCGAGTTCACACTCGATCTCAACGACGACCAGAAGCAGGTCCGTGACTGGCTGCACGGCTTCGCGGCGGATGTGATCCGCCCCGCGGCCTCCGAGTGGGACGAGCGTGAGGAGACGCCCTGGCCCGTCATCCAGGAGGCGGCCAAGGTCGGCATCTACTCCCTCGACTTCTACGCCCAGCAGTTCTTCGACCCTACGGGGCTCGGCATCCCCATGGCCATGGAGGAGCTCTTCTGGGGCGACGCGGGCATCGCCCTCTCCATCGTCGGTACGGGCCTGGCGGCCGTCGGTGTCCTCGCCAACGGCACCGAGGAGCAGATCGGCACCTGGATCCCGCAGATGTACGGCGACGCGAACGACGTCAAGGTCGCCGCCTTCTGCTCCTCCGAGCCCGACGCCGGCTCCGACGTCGCCGCCATGCGTACGCGCGCCGTGTACGACGAGGCGAAGGACGAGTGGATCCTCAACGGGACCAAGACCTGGGCGACCAACGGCGGCATAGCCAACGTCCACGTGGTGGTCGCCGTCGTCGACGCCGACCTCGGCTCCAAGGGCCATGCCTCGTTCATCGTGCCGCCCGCCACCCCCGGCCTCTCCCAGGGCCAGAAGTTCAAGAAGCACGGCATCCGGGCCTCGCACACCGCCGAGGTGGTCCTGGAGGACGTCCGCGTCCCCGGCCACTGCCTGCTCGGCGGCAAGGAGAAGCTGGACGAGCGCCTCGCCCGCGCCCGGGAGCGCGCCAGGTCCGGCGGCGAGCGCGTCAAGAACGCGGCCATGGCCACCTTCGAGGCCTCCCGCCCGGCCGTCGGCGCCATGGCCGTGGGCACCGCCCGGGCGGCGTACGAGGTGGCCCTCGACTACGCGAAGACGCGCAGCCAGTTCGGCCGCCCGATCATCGACAACCAGGGCATCGCCTTCCAGCTCGCCGACATGCGCACCCAGATCGACGCGGCCCGGCTGCTGGTCTGGCGCGCCTCCTGGATGGCCACCACCGGCAAGCCGTTCACCTCGGCCGAGGGCTCCATGTCGAAGCTCTACGCCAGCGAGACCGCCAAGAAGGTCACCGCACAGGCCATCCAGATCCTCGGCGGCAACGGCTTCACCCGCGAGTACCCGGTGGAGCGGATGCACCGGGACGCCGCGATCTACACCATCTTCGAGGGCACCAGCGAGATCCAGCGCCTGGTGATCGCCCGCACGCTCTCGGGCATGCCGATCCGCTGA
- the def gene encoding peptide deformylase has protein sequence MRNRPIPGSSGLIREMSLLGDPLLHRACEDVTEFGPSLARLVEDMFATMYAAQGVGLAANQIGVPLRVFVYDCPDDDDVRHLGHVVNPELVEADGLTVRGPEGCLSLPGLEAGTERFDHAVVEGFTMKGEPVRIAGTGWFARCLQHECDHLDGMVYTDRLTGLRRSRALRAARRAPWARKDDLQGL, from the coding sequence ATGCGAAACCGCCCGATCCCCGGCAGTTCCGGACTCATCCGTGAGATGAGTCTGCTCGGCGACCCGTTGCTCCACCGTGCCTGTGAGGACGTGACGGAGTTCGGCCCGTCGCTCGCGAGGCTGGTCGAGGACATGTTCGCCACGATGTACGCCGCGCAGGGTGTCGGGCTCGCCGCCAACCAGATCGGCGTCCCGCTCAGAGTGTTCGTCTACGACTGCCCGGACGACGACGACGTCCGTCATCTGGGACATGTCGTCAACCCCGAACTGGTCGAGGCGGACGGACTCACCGTACGCGGACCCGAGGGCTGTCTGTCACTTCCGGGTCTGGAAGCGGGCACGGAACGCTTCGACCACGCGGTGGTCGAGGGCTTCACGATGAAGGGCGAGCCGGTGCGGATCGCGGGGACGGGGTGGTTCGCCCGCTGCCTCCAGCACGAGTGCGACCACCTGGACGGCATGGTCTACACCGACCGGCTGACCGGGCTGCGGCGGTCCCGGGCGCTGCGGGCCGCGCGCCGGGCACCGTGGGCGCGTAAGGATGACCTCCAGGGCCTGTAG
- a CDS encoding MurT ligase domain-containing protein — protein MAGNTEPLSPRAKLAVTAGKAAAAVSRAAGRGSGSVIGGRVALKLDPDLLGRLAQHLDVILVSATNGKTTTTRLIAEALRAAGPVVSNALGANMPAGITSALAGGSDAKFGVIEVDEKYLAGVARDTTPKAIALLNLSRDQLDRAAETRMMAEHWREGLSGSKAVIIANADDPLVVWAASSSANVVWVAAGQAWKDDAWSCPSCGGVMQRPGDDWFCGQCGFRRPAPSWALNGDYVLDPHGSAWPIHLQLPGRANKANATSSAAVAAVFGVPPQVALERMYQVQAVAGRYDVVTFHNRELRLLLAKNPAGWLETFSLIDPPPTPVILSVNARGADGTDTSWLWDVDYTQLAGHPIFVLGDRKLDLAVRLEVAGLDFRVCENLDEAVQYAPPGRIEVIANYTAFQDLRRRVGN, from the coding sequence ATGGCAGGCAACACGGAGCCGTTGTCGCCGCGGGCCAAGCTGGCCGTGACGGCGGGCAAGGCCGCGGCGGCGGTGTCACGCGCCGCGGGGCGGGGCAGCGGATCGGTGATCGGCGGCCGGGTGGCGCTCAAACTCGACCCCGACCTGCTGGGGCGGCTGGCGCAGCACCTGGACGTGATCCTCGTGTCGGCGACGAACGGCAAGACGACGACCACCCGGCTGATCGCCGAGGCGCTGCGGGCCGCGGGGCCCGTCGTGTCGAACGCGCTCGGCGCGAACATGCCCGCGGGCATCACCTCGGCGCTGGCCGGCGGCTCGGACGCGAAGTTCGGCGTGATCGAGGTCGACGAGAAGTATCTGGCGGGTGTCGCCCGCGACACCACCCCCAAGGCGATCGCGCTGCTCAACCTCTCCCGCGACCAGCTGGACCGCGCGGCCGAGACCCGGATGATGGCCGAGCACTGGCGCGAGGGCCTCTCCGGCTCGAAGGCCGTGATCATCGCCAACGCGGACGACCCGCTGGTCGTCTGGGCGGCCTCCTCCTCGGCCAATGTGGTGTGGGTGGCGGCCGGTCAGGCGTGGAAGGACGACGCCTGGTCCTGCCCGTCCTGCGGCGGTGTGATGCAGCGCCCCGGCGACGACTGGTTCTGCGGGCAGTGCGGCTTCCGCCGCCCCGCCCCGAGCTGGGCGCTCAACGGCGACTACGTCCTGGACCCGCACGGTTCGGCCTGGCCGATCCACCTCCAGCTGCCCGGCCGCGCCAACAAGGCGAACGCCACCAGCTCGGCCGCCGTCGCCGCCGTCTTCGGTGTGCCGCCACAGGTCGCGCTGGAGCGCATGTACCAGGTGCAGGCGGTGGCCGGACGCTATGACGTCGTCACCTTCCACAACCGTGAGCTGCGCCTGCTGCTGGCGAAGAACCCGGCCGGCTGGCTGGAGACCTTCTCGCTGATCGACCCGCCGCCGACGCCGGTGATCCTCTCCGTCAACGCCCGTGGCGCGGACGGCACGGACACCTCCTGGCTCTGGGACGTCGACTACACCCAGCTGGCCGGTCACCCGATCTTCGTGCTCGGCGACCGCAAGCTGGACCTCGCGGTCCGCCTCGAAGTCGCCGGTCTCGACTTCCGGGTCTGCGAGAACCTCGACGAGGCCGTGCAGTACGCCCCGCCCGGCCGTATCGAGGTCATCGCCAACTACACCGCCTTCCAGGATCTGCGCCGTCGTGTCGGCAACTGA
- a CDS encoding acyl-CoA thioesterase, whose amino-acid sequence MTNPAERLVDLLDLERIEVDIFRGRSPEESLQRVFGGQVAGQALVAAGRTTDGERPVHSLHAYFLRPGRPGVPIVYQVERVRDGRSFTTRRVTAVQEGRTIFNLTASFHRPEEAGFEHQLPPARIVPDPEELPTVADEVREHLGGLPEAFERMARRQPFDIRYVDRLRWTQEEIKDADPRSAVWMRAVGPLGEDPLVHTCALTYASDMTLLDAVRIPVEPLWGPRGFDMASLDHAMWFHRPFRADEWFLYDQESPIATGGRGLARGRIYDRSGQLLVSVVQEGLFRRL is encoded by the coding sequence ATGACGAATCCGGCCGAGCGCCTGGTCGACCTTCTCGACCTGGAGCGGATCGAGGTCGACATCTTCCGCGGCCGCAGCCCCGAGGAGTCCCTCCAACGGGTCTTCGGCGGACAGGTGGCGGGCCAGGCGCTGGTGGCGGCGGGCCGCACCACCGACGGGGAGCGGCCGGTGCACTCGCTGCACGCCTACTTCCTGCGGCCGGGACGCCCCGGGGTGCCGATCGTCTACCAGGTGGAGCGGGTCCGGGACGGCCGGTCCTTCACCACCCGGCGGGTCACCGCCGTCCAGGAGGGCCGGACGATCTTCAACCTGACGGCCTCCTTCCACCGCCCCGAGGAGGCCGGCTTCGAGCACCAGCTGCCGCCGGCCCGGATCGTCCCGGACCCGGAGGAGCTGCCGACGGTCGCCGATGAGGTGCGCGAGCACCTGGGCGGGCTGCCGGAGGCGTTCGAGCGGATGGCCCGGCGCCAGCCCTTCGACATCCGGTACGTCGACCGGCTGCGCTGGACGCAGGAGGAGATCAAGGACGCCGACCCGCGCAGCGCGGTGTGGATGCGGGCGGTGGGGCCGCTGGGCGAGGACCCGCTGGTGCACACGTGCGCGCTGACGTACGCGAGCGACATGACGCTGCTGGACGCGGTGCGCATCCCGGTGGAGCCGCTGTGGGGCCCGCGCGGCTTCGACATGGCGTCGCTGGACCATGCCATGTGGTTCCACCGGCCGTTCCGGGCTGACGAGTGGTTCCTGTACGACCAGGAGTCGCCGATCGCGACGGGCGGGCGCGGTCTGGCGCGCGGCCGGATCTACGACCGTTCGGGGCAGCTGCTGGTGTCGGTGGTGCAGGAGGGGCTGTTCCGGCGGCTGTAG
- a CDS encoding TetR family transcriptional regulator, protein MESTRGAERQRTAAEARRRELLEAADRVVLRDGPQASMNAIAAEAGITKPILYRHFGDKGGLYRALAKRHTDALLSALRAALDAPAERRARIEATLDTYLAAIEARPQVYRFLMHPADGAADSAASAESALSSEQGFDVGRHSAPLLRRLGEELGQVIVERVDLGPDGEQMARIWGHGIVGMMHAAGDWWLADRPCSRERLVRSLADLLWGRLAEAGDRDVKGGPGF, encoded by the coding sequence ATGGAGAGCACACGCGGCGCCGAGCGGCAGCGGACGGCGGCCGAGGCCCGCCGCCGCGAACTGCTCGAAGCGGCGGACCGGGTGGTGCTCAGGGACGGCCCGCAGGCGTCGATGAACGCGATCGCCGCCGAGGCCGGGATCACCAAACCCATCCTCTACCGCCACTTCGGGGACAAGGGCGGCCTCTACCGCGCACTGGCCAAACGCCACACCGACGCCCTCCTCAGCGCGCTGCGCGCGGCCCTGGACGCCCCCGCCGAGCGCCGCGCGCGGATCGAGGCCACCCTCGACACCTATCTCGCCGCGATCGAGGCCCGCCCGCAGGTCTACCGCTTCCTGATGCATCCCGCCGACGGAGCGGCCGACTCCGCCGCCTCCGCGGAGAGCGCCCTCTCCTCCGAGCAGGGCTTCGACGTCGGCCGTCACTCCGCCCCGCTGCTGCGCCGGCTCGGCGAGGAGCTGGGCCAGGTCATCGTGGAACGCGTCGACCTCGGACCGGACGGCGAGCAGATGGCCCGCATCTGGGGCCACGGCATCGTCGGCATGATGCACGCGGCGGGCGACTGGTGGCTCGCCGACCGGCCCTGCTCCCGCGAGCGGCTGGTGCGCAGCCTGGCCGACCTGCTGTGGGGGCGGCTGGCGGAGGCGGGCGACCGCGACGTCAAGGGCGGCCCGGGGTTCTAG
- a CDS encoding DEAD/DEAH box helicase — MILVLPAGSLIRSEDRQDGGVTLIDQLPQTADPDALFEAFSSWTESQGITLYPAQEEALIEVVSGANVILSTPTGSGKSLVAAAAHFTALAQDKVTFYTAPIKALVSEKFFDLCKLFGTENVGMLTGDASVNADAPVICCTAEVLASIALRDGKYADIGQVVMDEFHFYAEPDRGWAWQIPLLELPQAQFVLMSATLGDVSMFEKDLTRRTGRPTSVVRSATRPVPLSYEYRFTPITETLTELLDTRQSPVYIVHFTQAAAVERAQSLMSINMCTKEEKERIADLIGSFRFTTKFGQNLSRYVRHGIGVHHAGMLPKYRRLVEKLAQAGLLKVICGTDTLGVGVNVPIRTVLFTALTKYDGTRVRTLRAREFHQIAGRAGRAGFDTAGFVVAQAPEHVIENEKAVKKAGDDPKKKRKVVRKKAPEGFVAWSESTFDKLIQSEPEPLSSRFRVTHTMLLAVIARPGNAFEAMRHLLEDNHEPRRAQLRHIRRAIAIYRSLLDGGVVEQLETPDAEGRIVRLTVDLQQDFALNQPLSTFALAAFDLLDADSPSYALDMVSVVESTLDDPRQILAAQQNKARGEAVGQMKADGVEYEERMERLQEVTYPKPLSELLWHAYDVYRTSHPWVNDHPVSPKSVIRDMYERAMTFTEFTSHYELARTEGIVLRYLASAYKALEHTIPDDVKSEDLQDLISWLGEMVRQVDSSLLDEWEQLANPEVETAEQAQEKADEVKPVTANPRAFRVLVRNAMFRRVELAALDRAGALGELDGEAGWDEEAWGEALDAYWDAHEEIGTGPDARGPKLLKIEEDPAHGLWRVWQAFADPAGDHDWGIQAEVDLAASDEEGRAVIRVTKAGQL, encoded by the coding sequence ATGATCTTGGTGCTGCCCGCCGGTTCCCTCATCCGGTCCGAAGACAGGCAAGATGGGGGCGTGACCCTCATCGACCAGCTTCCCCAGACCGCCGACCCCGACGCCCTCTTCGAGGCCTTCTCGTCATGGACCGAGAGCCAGGGCATCACGCTGTATCCGGCTCAGGAGGAGGCGCTGATCGAGGTGGTGTCCGGGGCGAACGTGATCCTCTCCACCCCGACCGGCTCGGGCAAGAGCCTGGTGGCGGCGGCCGCGCACTTCACCGCGCTGGCCCAGGACAAGGTCACCTTCTACACCGCGCCGATCAAGGCGCTGGTCTCGGAGAAGTTCTTCGATCTGTGCAAGCTCTTCGGTACCGAGAACGTCGGCATGCTCACCGGTGACGCCTCGGTCAACGCGGACGCCCCGGTGATCTGCTGCACGGCCGAGGTGCTGGCCTCCATCGCGCTGCGCGACGGGAAGTACGCCGACATCGGCCAGGTCGTGATGGACGAGTTCCACTTCTACGCCGAGCCGGACCGGGGCTGGGCCTGGCAGATCCCGCTGCTGGAGCTGCCGCAGGCGCAGTTCGTGCTGATGTCGGCGACGCTCGGCGACGTCTCGATGTTCGAGAAGGACCTGACCCGGCGCACCGGCCGCCCCACCTCCGTGGTGCGCTCGGCGACCCGCCCGGTGCCGCTGAGCTACGAGTACCGCTTCACGCCGATCACCGAGACGCTGACCGAGCTGCTGGACACCCGGCAGTCGCCGGTCTACATCGTGCACTTCACGCAGGCGGCGGCCGTCGAGCGGGCGCAGTCGCTGATGAGCATCAACATGTGCACGAAGGAGGAGAAGGAGAGGATCGCCGATCTGATCGGCAGCTTCCGCTTCACCACCAAGTTCGGCCAGAACCTCTCCCGCTATGTGCGCCACGGCATCGGGGTGCACCACGCGGGGATGCTGCCCAAGTACCGCCGCCTGGTGGAGAAGCTGGCCCAGGCCGGTCTGCTGAAGGTGATCTGCGGTACGGACACGCTCGGCGTCGGTGTCAACGTCCCCATCCGTACGGTGCTGTTCACGGCACTCACCAAGTACGACGGCACCCGGGTGCGGACCCTGCGGGCGCGGGAGTTCCACCAGATCGCGGGGCGCGCCGGGCGGGCCGGGTTCGACACGGCCGGGTTCGTCGTGGCGCAGGCCCCCGAGCACGTCATCGAGAACGAGAAGGCCGTCAAGAAGGCGGGCGACGACCCGAAGAAGAAGCGCAAGGTGGTCCGCAAGAAGGCGCCGGAAGGTTTCGTCGCCTGGTCGGAGTCGACGTTCGACAAGCTGATCCAGTCCGAGCCGGAGCCGCTGAGCTCCCGCTTCCGGGTCACGCACACGATGCTGCTCGCGGTGATCGCCCGTCCCGGCAACGCCTTCGAGGCGATGCGGCATCTGCTGGAGGACAACCACGAGCCGCGCCGGGCGCAGCTGCGGCACATCCGCCGGGCCATCGCGATCTACCGCTCGCTGCTGGACGGCGGGGTGGTGGAGCAGCTGGAGACGCCGGACGCCGAGGGGCGGATCGTGCGGCTGACGGTCGACCTCCAGCAGGACTTCGCGCTGAACCAGCCGCTCTCCACGTTCGCGCTGGCCGCGTTCGACCTGCTGGACGCCGATTCCCCGTCGTACGCGCTGGACATGGTCTCGGTCGTCGAGTCGACGCTGGACGATCCCCGGCAGATCCTGGCCGCCCAGCAGAACAAGGCGCGCGGTGAGGCCGTGGGGCAGATGAAGGCCGACGGGGTCGAGTACGAGGAGCGGATGGAGCGGCTCCAGGAGGTCACGTACCCCAAGCCGCTGAGCGAGCTGCTGTGGCACGCCTACGACGTGTACCGCACGAGCCACCCGTGGGTGAACGACCACCCGGTCTCGCCGAAGTCGGTGATCCGGGACATGTACGAACGCGCCATGACCTTCACGGAGTTCACCTCGCACTACGAGCTGGCCCGGACCGAGGGCATCGTGCTGCGGTATCTGGCGAGCGCGTACAAGGCGCTGGAGCACACGATCCCGGACGACGTGAAGTCGGAGGACCTCCAGGACCTGATCTCCTGGCTCGGCGAGATGGTGCGCCAGGTGGACTCCAGTCTGCTGGACGAGTGGGAGCAGCTGGCCAACCCCGAGGTGGAGACGGCCGAGCAGGCGCAGGAGAAGGCGGACGAGGTCAAGCCGGTCACGGCGAACCCGCGCGCCTTCCGGGTGCTGGTGCGCAACGCGATGTTCCGGCGGGTGGAGCTGGCCGCGCTGGACCGGGCCGGTGCGCTGGGCGAGCTGGACGGCGAGGCCGGGTGGGACGAGGAGGCTTGGGGCGAGGCGCTGGACGCGTACTGGGACGCGCACGAGGAGATCGGCACCGGTCCCGACGCGCGCGGCCCGAAGCTGCTGAAGATCGAGGAGGACCCGGCGCACGGGCTGTGGCGGGTCTGGCAGGCGTTCGCGGACCCGGCGGGCGACCACGACTGGGGCATCCAGGCCGAGGTGGACCTGGCGGCGTCCGACGAGGAGGGCCGGGCGGTCATCCGCGTCACGAAGGCCGGCCAGCTGTGA
- a CDS encoding 6-phosphofructokinase codes for MRIGVLTSGGDCPGLNAVIRSVVHRAVVDHGDEVIGFHDGWKGLLEADYRKLDLDAVGGILARGGTILGSSRVQPAHLRDGVERARGHVADLGLDAIIPIGGEGTLKAANLLSEAGLPIVGVPKTIDNDISSTDVTFGFDTAVGVATEALDRLKTTAESHQRVLIVEVMGRHTGWIALHSGMAAGAHAIVVPERPFDIDELTALVGKRFSAGKKFAIVVVAEGAKPRAGSMQFEQGVKDVYGHERFAGVATQLSGELEQRLGKEARPVILGHVQRGGTPTAYDRVLATRFGWHAVEAAHRGEFGMLTALRGTDIVMVPLAEAVETLKTVPAERYAEAECVL; via the coding sequence ATGCGCATTGGCGTACTCACCTCCGGCGGCGACTGCCCCGGCCTCAATGCCGTCATCCGTTCCGTCGTGCACCGCGCGGTGGTGGACCACGGCGACGAGGTCATCGGCTTCCACGACGGGTGGAAGGGCCTGCTGGAGGCCGACTACCGCAAGCTGGACCTTGACGCGGTGGGCGGCATCCTGGCCCGCGGTGGCACGATCCTCGGCTCCTCCCGGGTCCAGCCGGCCCATCTGCGGGACGGTGTGGAGCGCGCCCGCGGCCATGTCGCCGACCTCGGTCTGGACGCCATCATCCCGATCGGCGGCGAGGGCACGCTGAAGGCGGCCAACCTGCTGTCCGAGGCGGGGCTGCCCATCGTCGGTGTCCCCAAGACCATCGACAACGACATCTCCTCCACCGACGTCACCTTCGGCTTCGACACCGCCGTCGGTGTCGCGACCGAGGCGCTGGACCGGCTGAAGACCACCGCCGAGTCCCACCAGCGGGTTCTGATCGTCGAGGTCATGGGCCGTCACACCGGCTGGATCGCCCTGCACTCCGGGATGGCGGCCGGCGCGCACGCCATCGTCGTGCCCGAGCGCCCCTTCGACATCGACGAGCTGACCGCGCTGGTCGGCAAGCGCTTCTCGGCGGGCAAGAAGTTCGCCATCGTGGTGGTCGCCGAGGGCGCCAAGCCCCGTGCGGGCTCCATGCAGTTCGAGCAGGGCGTCAAGGACGTCTACGGACACGAGCGGTTCGCCGGAGTGGCCACGCAGCTCTCCGGGGAGCTGGAGCAGCGGCTCGGCAAGGAGGCCCGCCCGGTCATCCTCGGCCACGTCCAGCGCGGCGGCACGCCGACCGCGTACGACCGGGTCCTGGCGACCCGGTTCGGCTGGCACGCGGTGGAGGCGGCGCACCGGGGCGAGTTCGGGATGCTGACCGCGCTGCGCGGCACCGACATCGTGATGGTCCCGCTGGCGGAGGCGGTCGAGACGCTGAAGACGGTCCCGGCCGAGCGGTACGCCGAAGCGGAGTGCGTGCTCTAG
- a CDS encoding GNAT family N-acetyltransferase yields the protein MTEIVHVTGPELVTYADGMAELLVETVEEGSSVGFLAPLDRERAAVWWRERAGAVESGEVSIWIAREGGRVAGTIALVRAPLPNARHRAEVAKLMVRPAARGQGLGRALLDAVETYAQAEGITLLILDTESGSLAEQVYCKAGWTEVGSVPGYAADPAGSLKPTTFYYKELVAP from the coding sequence ATGACCGAGATCGTCCACGTGACCGGCCCCGAGCTGGTCACGTACGCCGACGGGATGGCCGAGCTGCTCGTCGAGACCGTCGAGGAGGGTTCATCGGTGGGCTTCCTGGCTCCGCTGGACCGGGAGAGGGCCGCCGTCTGGTGGCGGGAGCGGGCGGGCGCCGTGGAGTCCGGGGAGGTCTCCATCTGGATCGCCCGGGAGGGCGGCCGGGTCGCCGGGACGATCGCCCTGGTCCGGGCGCCGCTGCCGAACGCCCGCCACCGCGCGGAGGTCGCCAAGCTGATGGTCCGCCCCGCCGCCCGCGGCCAGGGGCTCGGGCGGGCGCTGCTGGACGCCGTGGAGACGTACGCGCAGGCGGAGGGCATCACGCTGCTGATCCTGGACACCGAGAGCGGCAGCCTGGCCGAACAGGTCTACTGCAAGGCCGGGTGGACGGAGGTCGGCTCCGTTCCGGGATACGCGGCCGATCCGGCGGGCAGCCTCAAGCCGACCACCTTCTACTACAAGGAGCTCGTCGCCCCATGA